Proteins from a genomic interval of Bradyrhizobium sp. CCGB01:
- a CDS encoding DsbA family oxidoreductase — translation MSTLKPLQIDVVSDVVCPWCYIGKHRIESALALVPDVPVKLNFRPFFLNPWVPREGISREDYLTTKFGSVEAYKGIAGRVVAAASEEGLVYKPELVARQPNTTDCHRLILWAETIGKAPEMKQRLMELYFRDGGDLTDVNVLVQAAADVGLDAGDVRKRLATDEDVARVSADAQEAAEKGISGVPTYVFAQKYAVSGAQDPEMLARAIRQVSAEINAQAAE, via the coding sequence ATGAGCACGCTGAAACCGCTCCAGATCGATGTCGTCTCCGACGTGGTGTGTCCCTGGTGCTATATCGGCAAGCACCGGATCGAGAGCGCGCTGGCGCTCGTGCCCGACGTTCCCGTCAAGCTCAATTTCCGTCCCTTCTTCCTCAATCCGTGGGTGCCGCGCGAGGGCATCAGCCGCGAGGACTATCTCACCACCAAATTCGGCTCGGTCGAGGCCTATAAGGGCATTGCCGGCCGCGTCGTCGCGGCTGCGAGCGAGGAGGGCCTCGTCTACAAGCCCGAGCTGGTCGCGCGTCAGCCCAACACGACCGACTGTCATCGTCTGATCCTCTGGGCCGAGACGATCGGCAAGGCGCCCGAGATGAAGCAGCGCCTGATGGAGTTGTACTTCCGCGACGGCGGCGACCTCACCGACGTGAATGTGCTGGTGCAGGCGGCCGCCGATGTCGGCCTCGATGCCGGCGACGTGCGCAAGCGCCTTGCCACCGACGAGGACGTCGCGCGCGTTTCGGCCGACGCGCAGGAAGCCGCCGAGAAGGGTATCTCCGGCGTGCCGACCTACGTGTTTGCGCAGAAATACGCCGTCTCCGGCGCGCAGGATCCGGAGATGCTTGCGCGTGCCATCCGCCAGGTCTCGGCAGAGATCAACGCGCAGGCGGCGGAGTAG
- a CDS encoding DUF6321 domain-containing protein, producing the protein MARSPRAPWKRQNPRKRAGKASKHLSPAQKSAAKARARRAGRRYPNLVDNMRMAAKKTSKAKKSATKKSAKTTRKRKTAKKTAKTSRKRSASVKEKDPRGGLTAAGRKAFARKQGAHLRPGVTKKESEMTPQEMRRKGSWAVRFYGRAKLPPLVDAKGRPTRHALSAHAWGEPVPKTAAAARRIAAKGERLLARYRRAKVKA; encoded by the coding sequence ATGGCAAGATCACCCCGCGCGCCCTGGAAACGTCAGAACCCGCGCAAGCGCGCGGGCAAGGCGTCCAAACATCTCAGTCCGGCACAGAAATCGGCGGCGAAAGCACGCGCGCGCCGCGCCGGCCGCCGCTATCCCAACCTCGTGGACAACATGCGCATGGCAGCGAAGAAAACGTCGAAGGCGAAAAAATCCGCGACGAAGAAATCAGCGAAGACGACCCGCAAGCGCAAGACGGCGAAGAAGACTGCAAAGACCTCGCGCAAGCGCAGCGCATCGGTGAAGGAAAAGGATCCGCGCGGCGGCCTGACCGCAGCGGGCCGCAAGGCTTTTGCGCGCAAGCAGGGCGCTCATTTGCGGCCCGGCGTCACCAAGAAAGAGTCCGAGATGACGCCGCAGGAGATGCGGCGAAAGGGAAGCTGGGCCGTCCGCTTCTACGGCCGCGCGAAATTGCCGCCGCTGGTCGACGCCAAGGGGCGGCCGACCCGGCACGCGCTGTCGGCGCATGCCTGGGGCGAGCCCGTGCCGAAGACGGCCGCGGCGGCACGGCGTATTGCCGCGAAAGGTGAGCGACTGCTGGCGCGCTATCGCCGCGCCAAGGTGAAGGCCTAG
- a CDS encoding carotenoid oxygenase family protein gives MQHDAVAERRHNLGPIPFEADAPFLKIVGELPRDLNGVLYRNGPNPQFEAPGAHWFVGDGMLHAFHLENGRASYRNRWVRTPKWQAEHDAGRALFGGFGRKLPDAPQDLTDGGVANTNIIFHAGKLLALEEAHLPTEIEPGTLATRGYHNYQGRVAGSFTAHPKIDPITGELVFFGYNAAGPLTPALSYGSIDASGKATRFERFEAPYASMVHDFIVTKNHVLFPILPITGSMERAMSGRPPYAWEPDKGAYVGVMKRSGTAKDIVWFRAEACYVFHVMNAWEDGERIIADVMQFEEAPLFPHPDGRPTDPEKSRARHCRWTFDLSGNSDRFQQTYLDDLTGEFPRIDDRRAGLKSHHGWYACANPRLPMFGALSGIVHVDGNGRRLGHYLLPAGDTISEPVFVERSKDAAEGDGWLLAVVWRARENRSDLAVFNATDVEAGPVALVQLGHRVPDGFHGNWVGAA, from the coding sequence GTGCAGCACGACGCCGTTGCCGAACGCCGCCATAATCTCGGTCCGATTCCGTTCGAGGCCGATGCGCCATTCCTCAAGATCGTCGGCGAATTGCCGCGCGATCTGAATGGCGTGCTCTACCGCAACGGTCCCAATCCTCAGTTCGAGGCGCCCGGCGCGCACTGGTTCGTCGGCGACGGCATGCTGCATGCCTTCCACCTGGAAAACGGCCGCGCCAGCTATCGCAACCGCTGGGTCCGCACGCCGAAATGGCAGGCCGAGCACGATGCAGGCCGCGCCCTGTTCGGCGGCTTCGGCCGCAAGCTGCCGGATGCGCCACAAGACCTCACCGACGGCGGTGTCGCCAACACCAACATCATCTTCCACGCCGGCAAGCTGCTGGCGCTGGAAGAAGCGCATCTGCCGACCGAGATCGAGCCGGGCACGCTGGCAACGCGCGGCTATCACAATTACCAGGGCCGCGTCGCCGGCAGTTTTACCGCGCATCCCAAGATCGATCCGATCACGGGTGAACTGGTGTTCTTCGGCTACAACGCCGCGGGTCCGCTGACGCCTGCCCTCTCCTACGGATCGATCGACGCGTCCGGCAAGGCGACGCGCTTCGAACGTTTCGAGGCGCCCTATGCCAGCATGGTGCACGACTTCATCGTCACCAAGAACCATGTGCTGTTTCCGATCCTGCCGATCACGGGCAGCATGGAGCGCGCGATGAGCGGACGTCCGCCCTATGCCTGGGAGCCGGACAAGGGCGCCTATGTCGGCGTGATGAAGCGGAGCGGCACGGCGAAGGACATCGTCTGGTTTCGTGCCGAGGCCTGCTACGTCTTCCATGTCATGAACGCCTGGGAGGACGGCGAGCGCATCATCGCCGACGTCATGCAGTTCGAGGAAGCGCCGCTGTTTCCGCATCCGGACGGCCGGCCAACCGATCCGGAAAAATCGCGCGCCCGGCACTGCCGCTGGACGTTCGATCTCTCGGGGAATAGCGACCGCTTCCAGCAGACTTATCTGGACGACCTCACCGGCGAATTCCCCCGCATCGACGACCGCCGCGCCGGATTGAAAAGCCATCACGGCTGGTACGCCTGCGCCAATCCGCGGCTGCCGATGTTCGGCGCGCTGTCGGGCATCGTCCATGTCGACGGCAACGGCAGACGGCTCGGCCATTATCTGCTGCCGGCCGGCGATACCATCTCCGAGCCAGTGTTCGTCGAGCGCTCGAAGGATGCAGCGGAAGGCGACGGCTGGCTGCTGGCGGTGGTCTGGCGCGCGCGGGAAAACCGCAGCGACCTCGCCGTGTTCAACGCGACCGACGTCGAAGCCGGCCCCGTCGCGCTGGTGCAGCTCGGCCACCGCGTGCCCGACGGCTTCCACGGCAACTGGGTGGGAGCGGCGTAG
- a CDS encoding GNAT family N-acetyltransferase, with product MVDIAHQAAINPASARGAAAARALVPLTAIEAGQWRALAQQAIEPNGYYLPGWELAVSATARGRTDASALAAFDGSSSRLIGLMPVISLWRAWKIPLPALVSAHPYGTLCSPLIDRATPVEAATRLLQQARQAGAHALVLNDVALDGAAMNSLGEVLSRDGLKPRVLSSYIRASLDATQDGETLLHEALGAKKLKELRRQRHRLEEHGPIAFEIARRPDEIGPALETFLQLEASGWKGKRGTALIQHAGDAAFIRRAVPALAETAQCEVITLRAGTTPVAAGIVLRHQDRAFFFKLGIDERFARYSPGVQLTLDLTRHHCADPAIASADSTASADHPMINPIWRGRFAIGDVLIPLRRNDPVVALIHGALAAHGITYAAARRAVRLLRK from the coding sequence GTGGTCGATATCGCGCATCAGGCAGCGATCAATCCGGCATCGGCAAGGGGTGCCGCGGCAGCGCGCGCGCTCGTCCCGCTCACGGCGATCGAAGCCGGCCAATGGCGCGCGCTCGCGCAGCAGGCGATCGAGCCGAATGGCTATTACCTGCCGGGCTGGGAACTCGCCGTGAGCGCCACCGCGCGGGGCCGCACCGATGCCTCGGCCCTTGCCGCATTCGACGGTTCGTCGTCGCGACTGATCGGACTGATGCCGGTGATCTCGCTCTGGCGCGCCTGGAAGATCCCCCTGCCCGCACTGGTGAGCGCGCATCCCTATGGCACGCTGTGCAGCCCCCTAATTGACCGCGCCACGCCGGTCGAGGCAGCCACGCGTCTGTTGCAGCAGGCGCGGCAGGCCGGCGCGCATGCGCTCGTGCTGAACGACGTCGCGCTCGACGGTGCGGCAATGAATTCGCTCGGCGAGGTTCTCAGTCGCGACGGCCTGAAGCCGCGTGTCCTCTCCTCCTACATCCGCGCCAGCCTCGACGCGACGCAGGATGGTGAAACGCTGTTGCACGAGGCGCTCGGCGCCAAAAAGCTCAAGGAGCTTCGCCGCCAGCGCCATCGCCTCGAAGAGCATGGGCCCATCGCCTTCGAAATCGCGCGCAGGCCTGACGAGATTGGGCCAGCCCTCGAAACATTCCTGCAACTCGAAGCCAGCGGCTGGAAAGGCAAGCGCGGCACCGCGCTGATCCAGCATGCGGGCGATGCGGCCTTCATTCGCCGCGCGGTCCCCGCGCTGGCAGAGACCGCGCAGTGCGAGGTCATCACACTGCGCGCCGGCACGACGCCGGTGGCAGCCGGCATCGTGCTACGCCACCAGGATCGCGCCTTCTTCTTCAAGCTCGGTATCGACGAACGCTTTGCAAGATATTCGCCGGGCGTGCAGCTCACGCTCGACCTCACCCGCCATCACTGCGCCGATCCCGCCATCGCCAGCGCGGATTCCACGGCGAGCGCCGACCATCCCATGATCAACCCGATCTGGCGTGGACGCTTCGCCATCGGCGACGTGCTGATCCCGCTGCGGCGGAACGATCCGGTCGTGGCGCTCATTCACGGCGCGCTCGCGGCGCACGGCATCACCTACGCGGCGGCACGCCGCGCAGTTCGCCTGCTTCGTAAATAG
- a CDS encoding thioesterase family protein has protein sequence MTAIFKPEGHQFRATEHAGGPWSPDMLQGSATTALMTRDIERLAVESGFAVRRLTFDLWRPAGLRAFRTIAELLRDGRKAKTAQVRLMDGETEIGRCTALLTAQGGESPVDPFARPAAIDKAPEAGTAPPAFAQKWSRYFQNVSVRLIEGALEKPGPAAAWMRLDAPLVEGEPNTPLLQAVQAADFASGVAQIVDMRSWTFINPEISLYFFRPPEGEWILIRAATRVGANGAGLTTATLSDRNGPFAEVMQAMSFERRDAVQAQAS, from the coding sequence ATGACCGCCATTTTCAAGCCGGAAGGCCATCAGTTCCGGGCCACGGAGCATGCCGGCGGCCCGTGGTCGCCGGACATGTTACAGGGAAGTGCCACCACCGCCCTGATGACCCGTGACATCGAGCGCCTCGCCGTCGAATCCGGCTTTGCGGTGCGGCGTCTGACCTTCGACCTCTGGCGGCCGGCGGGACTGCGCGCGTTCAGGACCATCGCCGAATTGTTGCGCGACGGCCGCAAGGCCAAGACTGCGCAGGTGCGGTTGATGGACGGCGAAACCGAGATCGGCCGTTGCACGGCGCTCCTGACGGCACAGGGTGGAGAGTCCCCCGTCGATCCCTTCGCGAGGCCTGCGGCGATCGACAAGGCACCCGAGGCCGGCACCGCGCCGCCGGCCTTCGCACAGAAATGGAGCCGCTATTTCCAGAACGTCTCGGTACGGCTGATCGAGGGCGCGCTGGAGAAGCCCGGTCCGGCCGCCGCCTGGATGCGGCTCGATGCGCCGCTGGTCGAGGGCGAGCCGAACACGCCGCTGCTCCAGGCCGTGCAGGCCGCCGACTTCGCCAGCGGCGTCGCACAGATCGTCGACATGCGCAGCTGGACTTTCATCAATCCGGAGATCAGCCTCTATTTCTTCCGTCCGCCGGAGGGCGAATGGATATTGATCCGCGCCGCCACGCGCGTCGGGGCCAATGGCGCGGGCCTCACGACGGCGACGCTGAGCGATCGCAACGGTCCGTTTGCGGAAGTGATGCAGGCGATGAGCTTCGAGCGGCGCGACGCCGTGCAGGCTCAGGCGTCCTGA
- a CDS encoding TetR/AcrR family transcriptional regulator — translation MAKSDTKSEPARSPRTPRKTASAASAPSRPARRPAAAKAETPYHHGALREALLQAAERVLERDGLSGLTLRAVAREAGVSHAAPTHHFGDLTGLLSELAAVGFRQFNAAMASSCDAATTPLARALARPKAYVAYAQAHPGMYGIMFRTERLDYSRPSLHEAAEASFAGLANAIGMMRQEQISEDALTLNQGAAIARAWSMVHGFTMLLLDGRLEDILGRLPEGTTAERLLETMLTAPITGKLPGP, via the coding sequence ATGGCCAAGAGCGACACCAAGAGCGAACCGGCGCGTAGCCCGCGCACTCCGAGAAAGACAGCGTCGGCAGCGAGCGCGCCGTCGCGTCCCGCGCGACGCCCGGCGGCCGCGAAGGCAGAGACGCCCTATCATCACGGCGCGCTGCGGGAGGCGCTGCTTCAGGCCGCCGAGCGGGTGCTGGAGCGCGACGGGTTGTCCGGCCTGACGCTGCGCGCGGTGGCGCGCGAGGCGGGCGTCTCGCATGCCGCGCCGACCCATCATTTCGGCGATCTCACCGGCCTACTCAGCGAGCTCGCGGCCGTCGGCTTCCGCCAGTTCAACGCGGCGATGGCGTCGTCCTGCGATGCCGCCACCACGCCGCTCGCGCGCGCGCTGGCGCGGCCGAAGGCCTATGTCGCCTATGCGCAGGCCCATCCCGGCATGTACGGCATCATGTTCCGCACCGAACGGCTCGACTATTCGCGGCCCTCGCTGCACGAGGCGGCCGAGGCCTCCTTCGCGGGCCTAGCCAATGCCATCGGCATGATGCGGCAGGAGCAGATCAGCGAAGATGCGCTGACGCTGAACCAGGGCGCCGCGATCGCGCGCGCCTGGTCGATGGTGCACGGTTTCACCATGCTGCTGCTCGATGGCCGGCTCGAGGATATTTTGGGACGGCTGCCCGAGGGCACGACGGCCGAACGGCTGCTCGAGACGATGCTGACGGCGCCCATCACGGGGAAGCTTCCGGGCCCCTGA
- a CDS encoding helix-turn-helix domain-containing protein → MDTRSSRTLRPANPVGDLLRAWRMRRALSQAELAFEAGISIKHLSYVETGKAAASRDILLQLASALDLSLRDRNALLEAGGFARQYGERDLAAPELADARRAIDLLLRRHEPFPAIVTDRRWNVMQANGAASRLMTMLLGSERMQRPLNHMRMFLAPNELKPFVENWPAVAAALLARARHEAMAAPLDEALQSTWRELMRLPELPAPEIEDSAVPGPLCEVRLRKGDVGIGLIGAVLTLGTPQDVTLQELRVEMFMPADAASEATLIALAAQDA, encoded by the coding sequence ATGGACACACGCTCGTCCCGGACATTGCGGCCGGCCAATCCCGTCGGCGATCTCCTGCGCGCCTGGCGCATGCGCCGTGCGTTGAGCCAGGCGGAGCTGGCGTTCGAGGCCGGCATCTCGATCAAGCATCTGAGCTATGTCGAGACCGGCAAGGCGGCAGCAAGCCGCGACATCCTGCTGCAACTCGCATCCGCCCTCGATTTGTCGCTGCGTGACCGCAACGCGCTGCTCGAGGCCGGCGGATTCGCACGGCAATATGGCGAGCGCGACCTGGCCGCGCCGGAGCTTGCCGATGCGCGCCGCGCCATCGACCTTCTGCTCCGGAGGCACGAGCCGTTCCCCGCGATCGTCACTGATCGGCGCTGGAATGTGATGCAGGCCAACGGTGCCGCCTCGCGCCTGATGACCATGCTGCTCGGCTCCGAACGCATGCAGCGGCCGCTCAATCACATGCGCATGTTTCTCGCGCCGAACGAGCTCAAGCCGTTCGTCGAGAACTGGCCGGCCGTTGCGGCTGCGCTCCTGGCGCGAGCGCGGCATGAGGCGATGGCGGCGCCGCTCGATGAGGCGCTGCAGTCAACTTGGCGCGAATTGATGCGGCTGCCGGAGCTTCCGGCGCCCGAGATCGAGGACAGCGCCGTGCCGGGGCCGCTCTGCGAGGTGCGGCTGCGCAAGGGCGATGTCGGCATCGGCCTGATCGGTGCGGTTCTGACGCTCGGCACGCCGCAGGACGTCACGCTTCAGGAGCTTCGCGTCGAGATGTTCATGCCGGCCGATGCCGCATCCGAGGCGACCCTGATCGCGCTTGCGGCTCAGGACGCCTGA
- a CDS encoding SET domain-containing protein: MPAIASSKSYRVGRSKTGLGLFATKPIKKGTRIIRYYGPILDSRIPEQDDIENKYLFELNGRWTIDGSVRKNLARYINHSCRPNAESDVRPRERKVFIRAIKNIEPGDEINYDYGTDYFKAYLKPIGCKCASCETKRKKLRAEARAERTKVKARTEGKAEKAGAKSPNKAAKKKKLNGHAVGKKNGRARA, translated from the coding sequence ATGCCAGCCATCGCTTCCAGCAAATCTTACCGTGTCGGCCGTTCCAAGACCGGACTTGGCCTCTTCGCCACCAAGCCGATCAAGAAGGGGACCCGGATCATCCGTTATTACGGGCCGATCCTGGACTCGCGGATTCCCGAGCAGGATGACATCGAGAACAAGTACCTGTTCGAGCTCAACGGCCGCTGGACCATCGACGGCTCGGTCCGCAAGAACCTCGCGCGCTACATCAACCATTCCTGCCGCCCGAACGCCGAGTCCGACGTCCGGCCGCGCGAGCGCAAGGTCTTCATCCGCGCCATCAAGAACATCGAGCCGGGCGACGAGATCAACTACGATTACGGCACCGACTACTTCAAAGCCTATCTGAAGCCGATCGGCTGCAAATGCGCCTCCTGCGAGACCAAGCGCAAGAAGCTGCGCGCCGAGGCCCGCGCCGAACGCACCAAGGTGAAGGCGCGCACGGAGGGCAAGGCGGAGAAGGCGGGCGCCAAGAGCCCGAACAAGGCCGCCAAAAAGAAGAAGCTCAACGGTCATGCCGTTGGCAAGAAGAACGGCCGCGCGCGGGCGTAG
- a CDS encoding helix-turn-helix domain-containing protein: MNAHASTAHTERSQPVHIGDHLREWRQRRRMSQLDLAGEAEISARHLSFVETGRAAPSRDMVLRLAERLDVPLRERNVLLVAAGYAPAFPQRPLEDPALKSARQAIDLVLKAHEPNPALAYDRHWNLVSANRMVAPLLDGIPQRLLGQPFNVLRLAFHPEALAPRTVNLAEWCGHLLERLHRQCEVTADPELIKLYNDLKSYPIPARAAPLSSDNVAIPFKLRLGGEILSFFSTTMVFGTPVDITLSELALETFFPADERTAERLKQMAAGLP, from the coding sequence ATGAACGCACATGCATCCACGGCCCACACTGAGCGAAGCCAGCCGGTCCATATCGGCGACCATTTGCGCGAATGGCGGCAGCGCCGTCGCATGAGCCAGCTTGATCTGGCGGGCGAAGCCGAGATCTCGGCGCGGCACTTAAGCTTCGTCGAGACCGGCCGCGCCGCGCCGTCGCGCGACATGGTGCTCAGGCTCGCCGAACGTCTCGACGTACCCCTGCGCGAACGCAACGTGCTGCTGGTCGCTGCCGGCTACGCGCCGGCCTTTCCACAGCGCCCGCTGGAGGATCCCGCCTTGAAATCAGCCCGCCAGGCGATCGACCTCGTCCTCAAAGCACATGAGCCCAATCCTGCGCTGGCCTATGACCGGCACTGGAATCTGGTCTCCGCCAACCGCATGGTGGCGCCGCTGCTCGACGGCATCCCGCAGCGGCTGCTCGGCCAGCCCTTCAACGTGCTGCGGCTCGCCTTTCACCCCGAAGCGCTGGCGCCGCGCACGGTCAATCTGGCGGAATGGTGCGGGCATCTTCTGGAGCGGCTGCACCGGCAATGCGAGGTGACGGCCGATCCCGAGTTGATCAAGCTCTATAACGACCTCAAGAGCTATCCAATTCCGGCGCGCGCGGCGCCGCTGTCGAGCGACAATGTCGCGATCCCCTTCAAGCTGCGGCTCGGCGGGGAGATACTGAGTTTCTTCTCCACCACCATGGTGTTCGGCACGCCCGTGGATATCACGTTGTCGGAGCTGGCGCTGGAGACGTTCTTTCCGGCGGACGAGCGCACCGCGGAGCGGCTGAAACAGATGGCGGCCGGATTGCCATAG
- a CDS encoding SH3 domain-containing protein: MRVLRLIAAAILCVATQAARADDTEPAWRASALAMVPAGYVAGTAYRTDGATGYLAVYPAASNDPKTPASVFAARQTLVVTLTADATRAVSAALQPRTGPDPNNDDTDFAKLHADLAARRANLPEGTEPCDFGAWSVDKDPNGLNVRADPSVKARVLGTLPPPYRLKLGGAENTPDGGWLTEFRIIGFKDGWFLIEGAKPPGKDYEDEKRYPRSAPKPYAGRGWVASNKVGANYANGYTRAGGLFQAPSVDAKWMPARSELGGPIDGDGGPKRLLACSGYWGLVESHDGVRGWWRSLCSNQVTNCS, encoded by the coding sequence GTGCGCGTGCTCCGTCTCATCGCGGCAGCGATCCTGTGTGTCGCGACACAAGCGGCGCGCGCGGATGACACCGAGCCGGCGTGGCGCGCAAGCGCGCTCGCCATGGTGCCAGCGGGCTATGTAGCTGGCACCGCCTATCGAACCGATGGTGCGACCGGATATCTCGCGGTCTATCCCGCGGCATCGAACGATCCGAAGACGCCGGCAAGCGTGTTCGCTGCGCGCCAGACGCTCGTGGTCACGCTGACGGCGGATGCGACGCGCGCCGTCTCAGCCGCGTTGCAGCCGCGCACCGGGCCCGATCCTAACAACGACGATACCGACTTCGCAAAGCTGCACGCCGATCTCGCCGCCAGGCGCGCAAATTTGCCTGAAGGCACCGAGCCCTGCGACTTCGGCGCCTGGTCCGTCGACAAGGATCCAAACGGCCTCAACGTGCGCGCCGATCCATCAGTGAAGGCGCGTGTGCTCGGCACCCTGCCGCCGCCCTACCGGCTCAAGCTCGGCGGCGCCGAGAACACGCCCGACGGCGGCTGGCTCACCGAATTCCGCATCATCGGCTTCAAGGACGGCTGGTTTCTGATCGAGGGCGCCAAGCCGCCCGGCAAGGACTACGAGGACGAGAAAAGATATCCGCGCAGCGCGCCAAAACCCTATGCGGGGCGCGGCTGGGTCGCGTCCAACAAGGTTGGCGCAAATTACGCCAATGGCTACACACGCGCGGGCGGGCTATTCCAGGCTCCATCCGTCGATGCCAAATGGATGCCGGCCCGGAGCGAGCTCGGCGGCCCGATCGACGGCGACGGCGGGCCGAAGCGCCTACTTGCCTGCAGCGGATATTGGGGCCTCGTCGAGAGCCATGACGGAGTCCGCGGCTGGTGGCGCTCGCTGTGCTCCAACCAGGTCACGAACTGCAGTTAG
- a CDS encoding inner membrane-spanning protein YciB, translated as MKDVFRRLVSDFLSTIVFLVIYLATDNVILATAVAILGAIGQVAWSRIKGQTLGYMTWASLGLVIVLGGATLLTHDPRFVLAKPAIGHVAIGLIMLKRGWMLRYLPPIVTETIPEYVTVAGYAWAALMFVLAAGTVAVAMTGDMKLWAFYISVVLIGAKIAAFAIQYVAFRLLVGSRMRAAARA; from the coding sequence ATGAAAGACGTATTCCGCCGGCTCGTCTCCGACTTCCTCTCCACCATCGTCTTCCTGGTGATCTACCTCGCGACCGACAACGTCATCCTTGCAACCGCAGTCGCCATCCTCGGCGCCATCGGCCAGGTGGCCTGGTCGCGGATCAAGGGCCAGACTTTGGGCTACATGACCTGGGCAAGCCTCGGCCTCGTCATCGTGCTCGGCGGCGCAACGCTGCTCACCCACGATCCGCGCTTCGTGCTGGCCAAGCCGGCGATCGGACACGTCGCGATCGGCCTCATCATGCTCAAGCGCGGCTGGATGCTGCGCTATCTGCCGCCGATCGTGACCGAGACCATTCCGGAATACGTCACCGTCGCAGGCTATGCATGGGCCGCGCTGATGTTCGTGCTCGCCGCCGGGACCGTTGCCGTCGCCATGACGGGGGACATGAAGCTGTGGGCCTTCTATATTTCCGTAGTCCTGATCGGCGCGAAAATCGCCGCGTTTGCCATCCAGTACGTTGCCTTCCGCCTGCTCGTCGGCAGCCGCATGCGCGCTGCCGCGCGCGCTTGA